Genomic window (Propionibacteriaceae bacterium ZF39):
GCCGGTCTCGAACCAGCGGCCGAAGTTCTCGGGCCGGCCGTGCGTACGGTCCCGGCCCGGTTGGTCGCCGGTGCGATATTCGGCTGCCGTGATCGCGCGCCGGTCGGCGTCGGTCATGCCGAACGACACGGAATGGGCCGACAGGCCGAGCCCGGCATAGCAGTTGGCCTGCAGTTCCATGCGCCGGTTCACCTCGAGGTCGCCGCTGTCGTGGAACAGCCGGGCATAGGCGCCGAGGATGCCGGTCCGGGCCTGCACGTGGTGGGCGAACTCGTGTGCGAGCAGGTTCTCGAACTGATAGGTGATCAACCCGTCGTCGTTGCGCACGTGCGCGTATTCGGATTCGTTCACATAGATCGATTCGTTGGCCGAGCAATAGAACCCCGCCGCATAGCCCGGGCTGGTGCCGCACGGCGTCGAGATCTGTCCGCGGTAGTAGCTCACCTGCGGTTTCGTGAGCGTGAACCCGGCGTTCTCCACCGCCGGTTGCCACGAGACCATCAGGCAATCGACGTAGCGATTGACCCGTGACTCGAGTTCGGGTCCCGTGAGATGCCCATCGTTGAGCGACCAGATCGGGTCGTAGGGGCAGCGGACCGGGTTCGCCACGCGCTGGCCGTAGGTCGCGTTGGATCGCGTCCAGGCGTTCGCCTGAGCCGTGTCCAGCGGGAACAGCACCCTCTCCGGCCCGGACCCGGGCGGTGCCGGGACCTCGTAATCCTCGTTCTCGTACGCCACCCCGTCCGGGCGCGAGCGTTCGCCCGGGCGGGTCGGCGTCGGCTGTGGCGAGGGGGGCGTGGTGGTCGGGCGGGGTGTCCTGCTGGGCGTCGTGCCCGGTGTCGGATCGGGGGTGGTGGCCGAGGTCGGGGAAGGGCTGGCCGCCGGTGTCGGGGCTGTCGTCTGCAGCGGTGGCGGGGGCGGTGTCGTCGTGATTTCGGCTGCTCGGTTGCCGAGGACCACACTCAGGACCGCGATGACGATGATCACCGCACCCAGTGCGCCGCCACCGATCAGGGCGAGCCGGCCCCAGCGACGGGGTGGCTTCGGTGGCGGCAGCAGTGTCGGTCCGCTCGGGCCGGGGTGGTTGAACGGGTTGGCTGCGGGGCCGCCGAACGGTGATCCGGGTGCCGGGGCCGGTGGCCATGGTGTCCCGGACCCGCCGGCGAACGGGTTGGGCGGGTTCCCGGGCGTACCCCCGCCGCCGGAGCCCGACGACCACGGCTGGAAGGGGTTTCCGGGGGGATAGCTCACGGAGGGGAGGGTACGGAAAAGACAGGTCAGACAGGGAACCGTCGCGATCCGGCTACTGTGACGCCATGCGTACGCCTGCGGCCATCCTCGGCGCCCTCCTGCTCACCGGTTGTTCGTTCCTGGCAGGTGGCTCGGGCGAGTTCACCGTCGAGGGCACGACCTATCGGATCGACAAGCTGAGCTGCTTCAGGTCACCCGAAGGGCTGACGATCACGGGATCGGCCAACTCATCGTCGCTGTATGTGCGGATGACCGATGCGACGAGGCCCGAGGTGGACGCTGTGCAGTTGGGCGCGGGCGATATCGCCACGCTCGCGATGGGCGACGGCGAGGGCAGGATGACGGTGCAGCGGAGCGACAAGCGCTTCGAGCTGAACGGCGCTCTCCTGCACACCAGCGACTCCGCCAACGCCGCCGCCGGTACCGAGGAACCGTTCACCGCAGTGATCGAGTGCGCGGAGATCCGCGACCTCTAGGACAGCAGAGTCTCACCGATGAACCCGCCGGGAGCCACTCCGGGCGGAATCGCCCACAGCCCGGACCCGGTGTGGCGGAGGTACTCGACCAGCCGGTCCTGGCTCTGCATGCGGGTCTGCATCGGGATGTAGTGGGTCGCCGGGTCGGTCACGAACGCCAGGAAGAACAGGCCCGCGTCGAGGCGTCCGAGACCGGTGGATCCGTCGACGAAGTTGTAGCCGCGGCGGAGCATGCGGACGCCACCGTTGTGATCCGGATGGGCGACCGACACATGGGAACCGCTGTCGATCAGCGGCTTTCCGCCCCGGCCCGCGAGCGTGAAATCAGCTGTGGCGAATTCTCCGCCCCCGGACAGCGGGGCACCCTCGGCCTTGGACCGTCCGATCAGGAGTTCCTGTTCCCGCAGGGGAGCCCGATCCCAGGTCTCGATGTGCATGTTGATCCGTCGGGCGACGAGGAACGTCCCACCGGCCAGCCAGTCCGCCGCGGTTTCCCGACCTGCCGGCACCCAGAGGTGGCTGTCGAGTTCGGCGGCTTCCTCGGCCTTCAGGTTGGCCGTGCCGTCCTTGAATCCGAAGAGGTTGCGCGGTGTGTCCTGGGCGGTCGAGGTTGATGACGTCCGGCCGAAACCGAGCTGGGACCATCGCACCGATGCGGTCCCGAAGGCGATCCTGGCCAGGTTGCGGACGGCGTGGACGGCCACCTGTGGGTCATCGGCACAGGCCTGGACGCACAGGTCCCCGTCGCTGCGGGCGGGCTCCAACATGTCGCCCGAGAAGTGGGGGAGCCTGGCGAGCGAGGCGGGTTTCCGATCGGCGAGGCCGAATCGGTCGATGCCGTCGTCGGTCCGGAACAGGGTCGGGCCGAATCCGAACGTGATGGTCAGCCCGGCCGGTGGGAGACCGATCGCCTCCCCCGTATCGTCCGGCGGTGCGTCATAGGAGGTGCCCCCGGTGCCGGCCGGCTCGCCCCGGACCATGCGTTCGGCAGCCCTCGTCCAGCGTTCCAGCAGGCGCACCAGCTTGCGCCGGTCGTCGGTGGTGACGTCGAAAGCGGCGAAGTGCAGGCGGTCCTGCGCCGGCGTGACGATGCCGGCCTGGTGCGGTCCGTGGAAGGGGTACGCCCGGCCCGCCGGCTGGTCGGGTCGCGCTCCCGGTTCGGGTTCGTGGCCGACGGCGTACCCGGCCGCCGCCGAGCCACCCACGAGCGCGGCACCGGCACCGGCGACGGAGAGCAGTCCGCGGCGGGTGAGGCCTCGTCTCCCGGAGCCGTCCTGGGTGCTTCGCATCAGATCACCGCGGCGGTGAGCTGGGACAGGGGCTCGGACAGCGCGTTGACCGCGTCGGAAAGCTCCCGGATCTCGTTGTCGCCCAGCTGGTCGTAGGTCTTGAATCCGGTGCCGACCCGATGCTGGTCGAGCAGTTCCTGCAGCGAACCGAAATCGGTCTCGATCTGGCGATCCAGGTCGGGGTTCTTCTGTTGCAGCAGGGGCCGCAGGCCCTCCCAGGCGACCCGGGCGCCGTCGACGTTGGCCTGGAAGTCCCACAGGTCGGTGCGGGACCAGTATTCCTCCTCGCCCGTGACCTTGCCGGTCGCAACCTCGTCGAGCAGGCCCTTGGCGCCGTTGCCGATCACGTCAGCCGTGAAGGTCAGGTCCCGGGTGCGGGTGTGGAGGTCCCGGGTGTCGCTGACGAGCTGGTCGGCGTACCGGGCGCGTTCCTGGGGCGTGAGCGGGGTGTAGTTGTCGGCCCGCTGGGGCCAGAGGTCCTTCTCCATCCGGTGCCAGCCGGTCCACTCCTGCCCCTCCTCCAGGTCGGCCTCGCGCGCGTCCATCCGCGGATCCAGGTCACCGAACGACTCGGCGACCGTCTCGATCCGCTCCCAGTTCGTCCGGGCGTCGGGATAGAGCTGTCGGGCGCGGTCGTCCTGGCCGGTCCGATAGGCCTCGGCGAAGAGCTCCGTCTTGGCGAGCAACTGGTCGGTCTGGTCCTTCACATAGGACTGGTATTGCGCATTGGCCTGATCGAGCAGGGCCTTGTCGTCGGCGCTCACGGGCATGCTTTGGCCAGTCACCGTGAACGCCGCCCGGATGCCGTCGCCGACCATGCCCGGCTTGCAGGCGGTGAAATAGTTGCCCGGTTGGGCGCTCAGGACGAGCTCCCGCGTGAGGCCCGGGCCGATGTTCTCGACCTCGCCGATGATCCGCAGCCCGTCGTCGCCCAGGACGTAGAACTCGTTGACCTTCGATCCGTTGTTGGTGACGGCGAAGGTGAGCTTCCCCGCCGGTGCCTCGCCGGCGGACAGGCTGCATGCGCTGTCGGAGGCGGCGACTGTGAGCTTCTGCGGGTCTCCCGCTGCGTTCGGCGCGGAGGTGTTGTCGGTGCAGGCCGTCGCGAGGAGAAGGGTGGCGATGACGGCGAGGGGTAGGCGGTGCGGGCGGTTCATGCGGTGTCTCCGGTGGGAACGATCGGATGGGTGGTGGGTGTGGGCTGCTTCGGCGCCGGCGACGCCGGTCGGCCTCGCATCCGGCGCCAGAACAGGAAACCGACGGGGACCACGTAGGCCCACCAGGCGAGGAACTGCAGCCAGGTGGTGCTCGGGGAGAAGTTGAAGATGCCCTTCAGCAGGGTTCCGAGAACCGATCCCGGCGGGATCTGCGCGGACAGGTCGAAGGCCAGGCTCCCGAGGCCGGGCAGGAATCGTGCCTCCTGGAGGTCGTGGATGCCGTACGCGAGTACGCCAGCCGCCACGAGGATCAGGAAGCCGCCGGTGATGGCGAAGAACCGGGTGAGGTTGATCTTCAGCGCTCCCTTGTAGATCAGGTAACCGAGGAGCACGGCCAGCACCAGGCCCAGCAGGGCGCCGACGAGTGGGACGGTCGTGGACGTGCCGGCGGCGGTGGCGGAGCGGGTCGCCGCCCACAGGAACAGCGCGGTCTCCAGGCCTTCCCTGCCGACAGCGAGGGCGGCAACGACCGAAAGTGCGCCGGGAGAACGGTCGACGGCGGAATCGACGGCAGCCCGGAGCTTTCCGGCCAGGCCCCGGGCGGCCCCGGCCATCCAGAAAATCATCCACGTCACGAAGGCGACCGCGATGATCGACAGCGACCCGCCGATGAGCTCCTGGGCCTCGAACGTCAGGCCCCTCGGGCCGAAGGTCAGCAGGGCGCCGAAAGCGAGCGACACGCCAACGGCGAGGGCGATGCCGAGCCACACGCGGGGGATGAGGTGTTTTCGGTTGGTTTTCACCAGGTAGGCGATCAGGATGCTCACGACGAGGGACGCCTCCAGTCCCTCCCGCAGCCCGATCAGCAGGTTGGCCGTCACTGTTCCACCTTTCCCTTAGGCAAGGCTTGCCTAAGTAAGGAGAACCTAAATCTCAGCGTCTCTGCTGCGCAATGCCCGGGAGAGGAAAAGGCATGTGATCACCATCACGAAAGCCGGCCCGCTGCACACGGACCGGCTTCAGTTGGGGAGTGCTCCCCGAGGCTCAGAAATAGATGCCCAGGACGAGGGTGACGACCCAGAGCGCGCCGGAGATCTGGAGGGCGCGGTGGTTGAGGACCACATCCTCGGGCTCGCCTGCATCGCCGCGGTCGACCTCGAGGGCGTACTGCAGCAGGCCGAGGGTCAGCGGAATGATCGAGATCACGAGCCAGGGCAGACCCCACAGTCCGCCGCCGGGAGCGGGCGCGCCCGGAGTCACGCCGCCGCCGATTGCCCACAGGCAGTAGGCCACGAGCGTCACGGCGGCCGAGAGGTGCCAGGCGAAGCGCAGATAGGTGTCGGTGTATTCCTTCAACGACTTCCGGGTGCCGGCCTCCGAACCGAGGATGACCATCTCCGAATAACGCTTCCCCGAGACCATGAACAGCGAGCCGAACGCGGCGACCAGGAGGAACCAGGCCGACAGGTCGATGCCGGTGGCCACGCCGCCCGCAATCATGCGGAGCAGGAAGCCTGACGCCACCATCGCCAGGTCGATGATCGGCTGGTGCTTCAGGAACTGGGTGTACATCAGCTGCAGCACCAGGTAGACCACCAGCACCACGCCCAGCATCGGTGCGACATAGAAGCCGAGCCCGAGGCTGAGAATGGTGGTGATCACGGCCATCACATAGGCCGTCGATACCTTGAGTTCGCCCGCCGCGATCGGCCGGAACCGCTTCTTGGGATGCAGGCGATCCTCTTCGACATCCTTGGCGTCGTTGAGGAGATAGATCGTCGCGCTGATGAGCGAGA
Coding sequences:
- a CDS encoding neutral zinc metallopeptidase, which produces MSYPPGNPFQPWSSGSGGGGTPGNPPNPFAGGSGTPWPPAPAPGSPFGGPAANPFNHPGPSGPTLLPPPKPPRRWGRLALIGGGALGAVIIVIAVLSVVLGNRAAEITTTPPPPPLQTTAPTPAASPSPTSATTPDPTPGTTPSRTPRPTTTPPSPQPTPTRPGERSRPDGVAYENEDYEVPAPPGSGPERVLFPLDTAQANAWTRSNATYGQRVANPVRCPYDPIWSLNDGHLTGPELESRVNRYVDCLMVSWQPAVENAGFTLTKPQVSYYRGQISTPCGTSPGYAAGFYCSANESIYVNESEYAHVRNDDGLITYQFENLLAHEFAHHVQARTGILGAYARLFHDSGDLEVNRRMELQANCYAGLGLSAHSVSFGMTDADRRAITAAEYRTGDQPGRDRTHGRPENFGRWFETGFTGDATPGRCNTFVAASDEVA
- a CDS encoding lipoprotein LpqH, which translates into the protein MRTPAAILGALLLTGCSFLAGGSGEFTVEGTTYRIDKLSCFRSPEGLTITGSANSSSLYVRMTDATRPEVDAVQLGAGDIATLAMGDGEGRMTVQRSDKRFELNGALLHTSDSANAAAGTEEPFTAVIECAEIRDL
- the efeB gene encoding iron uptake transporter deferrochelatase/peroxidase subunit, which codes for MRSTQDGSGRRGLTRRGLLSVAGAGAALVGGSAAAGYAVGHEPEPGARPDQPAGRAYPFHGPHQAGIVTPAQDRLHFAAFDVTTDDRRKLVRLLERWTRAAERMVRGEPAGTGGTSYDAPPDDTGEAIGLPPAGLTITFGFGPTLFRTDDGIDRFGLADRKPASLARLPHFSGDMLEPARSDGDLCVQACADDPQVAVHAVRNLARIAFGTASVRWSQLGFGRTSSTSTAQDTPRNLFGFKDGTANLKAEEAAELDSHLWVPAGRETAADWLAGGTFLVARRINMHIETWDRAPLREQELLIGRSKAEGAPLSGGGEFATADFTLAGRGGKPLIDSGSHVSVAHPDHNGGVRMLRRGYNFVDGSTGLGRLDAGLFFLAFVTDPATHYIPMQTRMQSQDRLVEYLRHTGSGLWAIPPGVAPGGFIGETLLS
- the efeO gene encoding iron uptake system protein EfeO — protein: MNRPHRLPLAVIATLLLATACTDNTSAPNAAGDPQKLTVAASDSACSLSAGEAPAGKLTFAVTNNGSKVNEFYVLGDDGLRIIGEVENIGPGLTRELVLSAQPGNYFTACKPGMVGDGIRAAFTVTGQSMPVSADDKALLDQANAQYQSYVKDQTDQLLAKTELFAEAYRTGQDDRARQLYPDARTNWERIETVAESFGDLDPRMDAREADLEEGQEWTGWHRMEKDLWPQRADNYTPLTPQERARYADQLVSDTRDLHTRTRDLTFTADVIGNGAKGLLDEVATGKVTGEEEYWSRTDLWDFQANVDGARVAWEGLRPLLQQKNPDLDRQIETDFGSLQELLDQHRVGTGFKTYDQLGDNEIRELSDAVNALSEPLSQLTAAVI
- the efeU gene encoding iron uptake transporter permease EfeU; translation: MTANLLIGLREGLEASLVVSILIAYLVKTNRKHLIPRVWLGIALAVGVSLAFGALLTFGPRGLTFEAQELIGGSLSIIAVAFVTWMIFWMAGAARGLAGKLRAAVDSAVDRSPGALSVVAALAVGREGLETALFLWAATRSATAAGTSTTVPLVGALLGLVLAVLLGYLIYKGALKINLTRFFAITGGFLILVAAGVLAYGIHDLQEARFLPGLGSLAFDLSAQIPPGSVLGTLLKGIFNFSPSTTWLQFLAWWAYVVPVGFLFWRRMRGRPASPAPKQPTPTTHPIVPTGDTA
- a CDS encoding decaprenyl-phosphate phosphoribosyltransferase, with the translated sequence MSTESRPALPSRQMPPKTVLPAWLRAMRPRQWMKNVLVFAAPLTAGFHTRGNSDHLQVLLNAALAFVAFSLISATIYLLNDAKDVEEDRLHPKKRFRPIAAGELKVSTAYVMAVITTILSLGLGFYVAPMLGVVLVVYLVLQLMYTQFLKHQPIIDLAMVASGFLLRMIAGGVATGIDLSAWFLLVAAFGSLFMVSGKRYSEMVILGSEAGTRKSLKEYTDTYLRFAWHLSAAVTLVAYCLWAIGGGVTPGAPAPGGGLWGLPWLVISIIPLTLGLLQYALEVDRGDAGEPEDVVLNHRALQISGALWVVTLVLGIYF